From Puniceicoccaceae bacterium, the proteins below share one genomic window:
- a CDS encoding response regulator, which translates to MNTTHITGTGSVLIVDDETLFRNRLATALERRGFVARVAGSVAEARELLRMQSIPEFALVDLHMPGESGMVLVSELCAMAANVRVVVLTAYGSIANAVEAVRLGAVDYLTKPVDADQITNALLGCRKDWNPAAIPEHPITLEQMEWEHIQRVMREHDGNLSATARSLGLHRRSLQRKLAKWSPWTSRKSDTPES; encoded by the coding sequence GTGAACACAACCCACATCACAGGGACTGGAAGCGTCTTGATTGTGGATGACGAAACGCTATTCCGCAATCGATTGGCCACAGCTCTTGAACGCCGCGGCTTTGTTGCGAGAGTTGCAGGTTCTGTCGCCGAAGCACGGGAGCTGCTTCGCATGCAGTCCATTCCGGAATTTGCGCTGGTAGACCTGCACATGCCGGGTGAGTCGGGCATGGTTTTGGTGTCAGAACTCTGCGCAATGGCGGCGAATGTGCGTGTCGTGGTACTCACGGCGTATGGAAGCATCGCCAATGCAGTCGAAGCCGTGCGGCTCGGAGCAGTGGATTATTTGACCAAACCGGTCGATGCGGATCAGATCACCAACGCCTTGTTGGGCTGTCGGAAAGATTGGAATCCTGCGGCCATTCCAGAGCACCCCATCACGCTTGAGCAGATGGAGTGGGAACACATTCAGCGTGTGATGCGAGAGCACGATGGTAATTTGAGTGCGACGGCGCGTTCACTTGGACTGCATCGACGTTCACTGCAGCGCAAGCTCGCAAAATGGTCACCGTGGACTTCACGAAAATCGGATACTCCGGAGTCCTGA
- a CDS encoding TonB-dependent receptor yields the protein MMFSFIRCTGMTHAMSALHHLKLSAALCLLACLSGLLSAQSILDLPAVIVSGEHGNAAQVHSDFDGTLFSANQIEEQTPALLDDLLRSRVDFATWRNLGGAIAHPTSQGMQLRPVGTNATSRALLLLDGIPVNDDFGGWIHWARFQMNALQEVRMNHAGTASHWGNFSAGGAVLLRSKSAFDSVASLELEAGNPDAHRISLFLPWRATDAFAVSAGLQHYENQGFYTLRSRDRGAVDQRAGVSANSYRTRVEWRAASDWKAALSVDFHEETRRNGTPLNRNHTESWLVGAVLHRAFAQDQWLQVRGYLQDLAFDNVFSSVAADRNSEIPALHQFDVPARSLGWNALWQLHSSPSRSLQVGAEGRWIDGEVNEYFRNLGDAFTRLRRAGGSQETLSLFADYEESLGERLSWNLQLRMDWHELADGFRDEFVHPTGEALVQQDYPDRTFEHWNGSGSLHYRMSEQQWLHVRLFQGYRIPTLNELYRPFRVRNDITESNAQLEPERFRGWEVGWHWEPRPSTHLQLQFYRYSLHSMIANVVLTRESGAHPEYGFIPPGGSFSRRESIERSRSQGLQLEWEQEFGSSWKSSLSYLWSDTQILRSAFAELVGSAFAQNPSHSFAASLTWEARVDWSATLTWRASSSRYESLAEVGKLDAMQQLDIGVRYRLNDDWRLSLQIQNVLDREIQTGIASDGLLSVGLPRTVRLTLLTEF from the coding sequence ATGATGTTTTCATTCATTCGCTGCACAGGCATGACTCACGCGATGTCAGCTCTCCACCATCTGAAGCTCAGTGCGGCATTGTGTCTGTTGGCGTGTCTGTCGGGATTGCTTTCGGCCCAATCGATTCTTGACCTGCCCGCCGTTATCGTGTCGGGCGAACACGGAAATGCTGCGCAGGTTCACAGCGACTTTGACGGCACCCTTTTTTCCGCGAACCAAATCGAAGAACAAACTCCTGCCTTACTGGACGATTTGCTGCGCTCCCGCGTGGATTTTGCAACCTGGCGAAACCTGGGCGGTGCGATTGCGCACCCCACCTCGCAGGGCATGCAATTGCGCCCGGTTGGCACCAACGCAACCTCCCGCGCCCTGTTGTTACTGGACGGGATTCCGGTGAACGACGACTTTGGCGGTTGGATTCATTGGGCGCGCTTTCAAATGAACGCATTGCAGGAAGTTCGCATGAACCATGCGGGGACGGCAAGCCACTGGGGGAATTTCAGTGCTGGCGGGGCTGTGCTGCTTCGTTCCAAGTCCGCATTCGATTCTGTTGCTTCGCTCGAGCTTGAGGCTGGAAACCCCGATGCGCATCGGATTTCCCTTTTTTTGCCATGGAGAGCAACTGATGCGTTCGCCGTTTCTGCAGGTCTTCAGCACTACGAGAATCAAGGATTCTACACGCTGCGTTCGCGGGATCGTGGGGCGGTGGATCAACGGGCGGGGGTAAGCGCCAATTCGTACCGGACACGGGTTGAGTGGCGTGCCGCTTCCGATTGGAAAGCAGCACTCAGTGTGGATTTTCATGAAGAAACACGGCGAAACGGAACGCCACTCAATCGCAATCATACCGAAAGCTGGCTAGTGGGAGCGGTGTTGCATCGTGCATTTGCACAAGACCAATGGCTGCAGGTGCGGGGGTATCTGCAGGATCTTGCATTTGACAACGTATTCAGCTCGGTTGCTGCGGACCGCAACAGCGAGATCCCTGCGTTGCACCAGTTTGATGTACCAGCCCGGTCGCTGGGCTGGAATGCGCTCTGGCAATTGCACTCCAGCCCCAGTCGCTCACTTCAAGTCGGAGCGGAGGGCCGCTGGATCGATGGCGAGGTCAATGAATACTTCCGCAACCTGGGTGATGCATTTACCCGCTTGCGGCGTGCTGGAGGTAGTCAGGAGACACTTTCCCTGTTTGCGGATTATGAAGAATCCCTGGGGGAACGACTGAGCTGGAACCTTCAGCTGCGAATGGACTGGCACGAGCTTGCAGATGGATTTCGAGACGAGTTTGTGCATCCGACAGGTGAAGCTCTGGTGCAGCAGGACTACCCGGATCGCACCTTTGAGCACTGGAACGGATCGGGCAGTCTGCACTATCGCATGTCGGAGCAGCAATGGTTGCACGTGCGACTGTTTCAGGGCTACCGCATTCCCACCCTGAATGAGTTGTATCGACCGTTTCGAGTGCGCAACGATATCACTGAATCCAATGCGCAACTGGAGCCGGAGCGGTTTCGGGGCTGGGAGGTGGGTTGGCATTGGGAGCCTCGCCCCAGCACACACTTGCAGCTGCAGTTTTACCGTTATTCCCTGCATTCCATGATCGCCAATGTCGTGCTGACGCGCGAGTCCGGAGCGCACCCGGAGTACGGCTTTATTCCCCCTGGAGGCAGTTTCAGTCGCCGTGAATCGATTGAACGTTCCCGGTCCCAGGGCCTGCAGCTTGAGTGGGAACAGGAGTTCGGATCGAGCTGGAAAAGTTCACTCTCCTATTTGTGGAGTGACACTCAAATCCTGCGTTCGGCCTTTGCTGAGTTGGTGGGCAGTGCCTTTGCGCAAAATCCATCGCACTCATTTGCGGCGAGTCTGACCTGGGAAGCTCGTGTGGATTGGAGTGCTACACTCACCTGGCGAGCATCGTCGTCGCGCTACGAATCCCTGGCAGAAGTGGGAAAACTGGACGCCATGCAGCAACTGGACATTGGGGTGCGTTACCGACTTAACGATGACTGGCGCCTGTCTCTTCAGATCCAGAACGTTCTGGATCGGGAGATTCAGACTGGTATTGCAAGTGACGGGCTGCTGTCGGTCGGGCTGCCCCGTACGGTTCGCCTGACCCTGCTCACGGAGTTCTGA
- a CDS encoding carbonic anhydrase has product MISAVEAIQRLREGNLRFHAASHRHPSKDRTRFEQMIENQEPFAVILGCSDSRVPAEIVFDQGLGDLFVIRVAGNIVAPSQVGSVEFAVAEFQTRLVIVLGHSHCGAVNATLKELHRPSPERSPNLKSIVDRIRPAVEPILEFEAGLDPEQLMAAAVRANIRAAANQLRHGSSLIENLIATQGLAIVGAEYCLKTGKVDFFDVPDELQSILQ; this is encoded by the coding sequence ATGATCTCCGCAGTAGAAGCCATTCAACGACTACGGGAGGGAAATCTTCGCTTTCATGCAGCTTCCCACCGTCATCCTTCCAAAGACCGCACCCGATTCGAACAGATGATTGAGAATCAGGAACCTTTTGCCGTCATCCTCGGTTGTTCCGATTCCAGAGTACCTGCCGAGATTGTTTTTGATCAGGGACTGGGAGACCTGTTTGTGATTCGCGTTGCAGGCAACATCGTCGCACCATCCCAGGTCGGCAGTGTCGAATTTGCGGTTGCAGAGTTTCAAACACGCCTGGTGATTGTTCTCGGTCACAGCCACTGTGGTGCGGTCAATGCCACTCTCAAAGAGCTGCATCGCCCCTCACCCGAACGCTCACCCAACCTGAAATCCATCGTCGACCGCATTCGGCCAGCCGTTGAACCCATTCTGGAATTTGAAGCAGGTCTCGACCCCGAACAACTCATGGCTGCTGCTGTTCGTGCCAATATTCGAGCAGCTGCCAATCAATTGCGACACGGTTCCAGCCTGATTGAAAATCTCATCGCAACCCAGGGTCTGGCGATTGTCGGCGCGGAATACTGTCTGAAGACCGGCAAAGTTGACTTCTTTGACGTGCCGGATGAACTGCAGTCGATACTGCAGTAA
- a CDS encoding TonB-dependent copper receptor has product MLKSFHVVKRLLLIVPCGLYADVTSSEHSEIIDLRPVVVTSASEQMPLVVELDMRAAIQPIPAQDGADILKHVPGFAVIRKGGIDGDPVLRGAAGSRLSISVDGESILGGCGQRMDPPTAYVFPSSFDRVVITKGPQTVRFGPGNTAGVVRFERDLPSAGEAPGWSADAYATAGSFGRLDLGGTFQWKQDSLTARVVGSRASSDDYETGTGESVHSSYERWNAGAAVGWLFHDGGFLELTANTSDGEAAYADRMMDGSKFARDNMGLRYALSRDEGILRAAEARLYYNYVDHVMDNYSLRTFTPSMMMLRPTVSNPDRLTYGGKFEMDAEWNSGLGMTLGFDYQVNEHSVRSSSDQEVMPYERKARIDDANVEQWGLYAESSLLLTERLRWVWGVRVDGFSAEDQRDKISVMMLGERDNPTSGANRSETLPSGFLRLEHSLSEGWGQWYAGVGYVSRFPDYWELFSKESRDSLSAFETDPEHILQVDVGWIVERDFWSLSVSGFAASYEDYILIESGFAKPGMMGNSRMAVISRNIEASTHGLESSLRLRWENGLFSAATLAWVRGENESDGHALAQIPPLEGTLEVGYRGARVSGAVLVRLVDEQNRIAVNQGNIVGQDIGPSDGFAVASLHASYRLGSGITLAAGVDNLFDKDYAEHLSRAGGNVAGYVQTTRVSEPGRVVWVRAELNF; this is encoded by the coding sequence ATGTTGAAATCCTTTCATGTCGTCAAAAGATTACTCCTGATTGTTCCTTGCGGTTTGTATGCGGATGTGACCTCATCTGAGCATTCGGAAATCATCGATCTTCGACCGGTGGTTGTCACTTCAGCCAGTGAGCAAATGCCACTGGTTGTGGAACTCGATATGAGGGCAGCCATCCAACCGATACCTGCGCAGGATGGAGCTGACATCCTCAAACATGTGCCGGGATTTGCGGTCATTCGCAAAGGCGGCATCGATGGGGATCCGGTGCTGCGGGGTGCGGCGGGTTCACGCCTTTCGATCAGCGTGGATGGAGAATCGATCCTGGGAGGATGCGGTCAGCGCATGGACCCACCCACGGCCTATGTGTTTCCCAGTTCGTTTGATCGTGTTGTCATCACCAAAGGACCACAGACCGTGCGCTTTGGACCTGGCAACACGGCGGGAGTCGTTCGCTTTGAAAGGGATTTGCCCAGCGCAGGAGAGGCTCCGGGATGGAGTGCAGATGCCTATGCAACTGCAGGTAGTTTTGGTCGCTTGGATCTGGGGGGAACCTTTCAGTGGAAGCAGGACTCTTTGACGGCGCGGGTTGTCGGTTCCCGCGCAAGCTCGGATGATTATGAAACCGGAACTGGAGAATCCGTTCACAGCTCCTATGAGCGATGGAATGCCGGGGCTGCTGTCGGCTGGTTGTTCCACGATGGAGGATTTCTGGAACTCACTGCGAACACGAGTGATGGAGAGGCCGCCTACGCGGATCGCATGATGGATGGCAGCAAATTTGCCCGTGACAATATGGGCTTGCGCTACGCGCTTTCGCGGGATGAGGGCATCCTTCGTGCTGCGGAAGCGAGGCTCTACTACAACTATGTGGATCATGTGATGGACAACTACTCCCTGCGCACCTTCACGCCGAGCATGATGATGCTGCGGCCCACGGTGTCGAATCCAGATCGCTTGACCTATGGTGGCAAGTTCGAGATGGATGCCGAATGGAATTCGGGACTGGGAATGACCCTTGGCTTTGATTATCAGGTCAACGAACACTCGGTTCGGAGTTCGAGCGACCAAGAGGTGATGCCCTATGAGCGCAAAGCGCGAATCGATGATGCGAACGTTGAGCAGTGGGGACTCTATGCGGAGTCGAGCTTGCTCCTGACAGAGCGACTGCGCTGGGTATGGGGTGTACGTGTGGATGGATTCTCTGCCGAGGATCAGCGGGACAAGATTTCAGTGATGATGCTTGGAGAGAGGGACAATCCAACGTCTGGCGCTAATCGATCAGAAACACTGCCATCCGGGTTTCTGCGCCTGGAGCACTCCTTATCAGAGGGGTGGGGGCAATGGTATGCCGGCGTCGGCTATGTCAGTCGATTTCCAGATTACTGGGAACTGTTCAGCAAAGAATCGCGAGACAGTCTCAGCGCGTTCGAAACCGACCCGGAACACATTCTTCAGGTGGATGTAGGGTGGATTGTGGAGCGTGATTTCTGGTCGTTGTCTGTATCCGGTTTTGCCGCTTCGTATGAGGATTACATTCTGATTGAAAGTGGTTTTGCAAAACCCGGAATGATGGGGAACAGCCGGATGGCTGTGATTTCCCGCAACATTGAAGCTTCGACTCACGGACTTGAAAGCAGCCTGCGGTTGCGCTGGGAAAATGGGTTGTTTTCTGCGGCAACACTGGCCTGGGTTCGTGGAGAAAATGAGAGTGACGGTCATGCGCTGGCGCAGATACCTCCGCTGGAGGGAACGCTGGAAGTCGGCTACCGGGGTGCACGCGTTTCAGGCGCGGTATTGGTGCGCCTGGTGGACGAGCAGAATCGCATTGCCGTGAATCAGGGCAACATCGTCGGGCAGGATATCGGGCCGTCAGATGGATTTGCTGTGGCATCGCTGCACGCAAGTTATCGGCTGGGTTCGGGGATTACCCTTGCGGCGGGCGTGGACAATCTTTTCGACAAGGATTATGCGGAGCACCTCAGTCGTGCTGGAGGAAATGTCGCTGGCTACGTGCAAACCACACGGGTGAGTGAACCGGGTCGAGTGGTTTGGGTGCGCGCAGAGCTGAATTTTTAA
- a CDS encoding helicase C-terminal domain-containing protein yields MQIDYTKRLLRIGIRNFVSFAQSSYPATPLQNLGNWRTALGQQWHQQLWQETARQYGEQARAEVSLEGQIMHAGWTFQLSGRIDQLIQESDHLLLREIKTTQHLLPIPLETLRERYSDYLEQLACYELLLPECMPAPTLPIEAELLLLHIDTGIRQSVQLPEPPELILKLRLDTWVDFLEGQRLADERIRHLIVPQAFAQFRDDQIPIREQLFACLSSNSTPTAPAAKRRITLEAATGFGKTSIAIEWALQALQQQQVNRVIYLTGKNTGQQQVVQELNRFQSDSPGLRFFQLRNQVEHHRICPHPVCPCQNRTTDEHPALLSYLPFPRVEELLRGGSPDMESIGLCASSYQICPRLVSQSALAQSEFWIADYNYLFAPSARNLLESLPGFDPTRTLLIIDEAHNLHERTCANFSVQISSYRCQQIATALNDLRSPRSFPAALNALARFVDGLSDDQTLDTTQRYHLLDLLESVHRHLCDHGRWVANLPELLWEPIWQLELAWQSLHNEQLELLPWSSRHGSLNLSCINASAILRSTLETVPVILFMTATFPPMQVFAQELGWQEQDLHRLHAASEWRNACYQVAIDTRVNTSYRKREGHYHCTAQTLEQYARSSLGPVICFFPSYRYAEAIARYLEVIAPELRVFALEPGLSGDDLFEHIDRALPQHDILCLPLGSSLSEGIDLLGGRVENVMVVSPALPEFNPVQEARANANTDARQGFRNAYQIPGMTKVNQALGRLVRSPEHRARVLLHCERFAQADFRTLLAREYQ; encoded by the coding sequence ATGCAAATCGACTACACAAAACGCCTCCTGCGCATCGGCATTCGCAACTTCGTCTCCTTCGCGCAGAGCAGTTATCCGGCGACGCCACTGCAAAACCTCGGAAACTGGCGCACCGCGCTGGGACAACAGTGGCATCAGCAGCTCTGGCAGGAAACTGCCCGGCAATATGGCGAACAGGCACGCGCTGAGGTGAGTCTCGAAGGGCAAATCATGCATGCCGGATGGACTTTTCAACTGTCTGGGCGCATCGATCAGCTCATTCAGGAGTCCGACCATTTGTTACTGCGCGAAATCAAAACCACCCAGCACCTGCTTCCCATCCCTCTCGAAACCTTGCGCGAACGCTATTCCGATTACCTCGAACAACTTGCATGCTACGAGTTGCTACTGCCCGAATGCATGCCAGCGCCAACCCTTCCCATCGAAGCCGAGTTGCTGCTGCTGCACATCGACACAGGGATTCGACAGTCTGTTCAACTGCCCGAACCACCCGAATTGATACTCAAACTCCGACTCGACACCTGGGTGGATTTTCTTGAGGGTCAGCGTCTGGCGGACGAACGCATCCGCCACCTGATCGTGCCGCAGGCGTTTGCTCAGTTTCGCGATGATCAAATACCGATCCGTGAACAATTGTTCGCTTGCCTATCTTCCAACTCTACCCCAACAGCACCCGCAGCCAAGCGTCGCATCACACTCGAAGCCGCTACCGGATTTGGCAAAACCAGCATCGCGATCGAGTGGGCGTTGCAGGCACTGCAACAGCAACAGGTCAACCGTGTGATTTACCTGACGGGAAAAAATACCGGACAACAACAGGTGGTTCAGGAACTGAATCGTTTCCAATCCGACAGTCCGGGTCTTCGGTTTTTTCAACTGCGAAACCAGGTGGAACACCACCGCATCTGTCCACACCCGGTTTGTCCCTGTCAGAATCGCACAACTGACGAACATCCCGCTTTGCTCAGTTACCTGCCCTTCCCAAGAGTGGAAGAACTGCTGCGTGGAGGGTCCCCCGACATGGAATCCATCGGACTCTGTGCGAGCAGTTATCAGATATGTCCGCGCCTGGTCTCCCAAAGTGCCCTGGCACAGAGCGAATTCTGGATCGCAGACTACAACTATCTCTTCGCCCCCAGCGCACGCAATCTGCTGGAGAGTCTCCCCGGATTTGATCCCACTCGCACGCTGCTCATCATTGACGAAGCGCACAATCTGCACGAGCGAACCTGTGCCAATTTTTCAGTGCAGATTTCCAGTTATCGCTGCCAACAAATCGCAACCGCGTTGAACGATCTTCGTTCGCCGCGATCTTTTCCAGCTGCCCTCAACGCACTCGCCCGCTTCGTGGATGGTTTGAGCGATGATCAAACTCTCGATACCACCCAGCGCTACCATTTGCTCGACCTACTCGAATCCGTGCACCGTCACCTGTGCGACCACGGCCGCTGGGTTGCAAACCTGCCTGAGCTGCTGTGGGAACCGATTTGGCAGCTCGAACTGGCCTGGCAATCCCTCCACAACGAGCAACTCGAACTGCTTCCCTGGTCATCGCGTCACGGTTCCCTCAATCTCAGCTGCATCAATGCCTCCGCAATTTTACGATCAACGCTCGAAACGGTTCCCGTCATACTGTTCATGACAGCCACCTTTCCACCCATGCAGGTCTTTGCCCAGGAACTCGGATGGCAGGAACAGGATTTGCATCGTCTTCACGCTGCAAGTGAATGGCGCAATGCGTGTTATCAGGTGGCAATTGATACCCGTGTGAACACCTCCTACCGCAAGCGGGAAGGTCACTACCACTGCACCGCGCAAACTCTCGAACAGTATGCCCGCTCGTCGCTCGGTCCTGTGATCTGCTTCTTTCCTTCCTACCGCTACGCTGAGGCCATTGCCCGCTACCTGGAAGTCATCGCTCCCGAACTGCGTGTCTTTGCGCTGGAACCCGGACTTTCCGGAGACGATTTGTTCGAACACATCGACCGTGCCCTCCCACAACATGACATCCTCTGTCTGCCACTTGGCAGCAGCCTGAGCGAGGGCATTGACCTGCTCGGAGGGCGCGTGGAGAATGTGATGGTCGTCTCACCCGCTCTGCCGGAATTCAACCCGGTACAGGAGGCCCGTGCAAACGCCAACACAGACGCAAGGCAGGGATTTCGCAACGCCTACCAGATTCCCGGCATGACCAAGGTCAATCAGGCACTGGGTAGGCTTGTACGTTCTCCCGAACACCGGGCGCGCGTGCTGCTGCACTGCGAGCGCTTTGCACAAGCCGACTTCCGCACACTGCTCGCCCGGGAGTATCAGTAA
- a CDS encoding ATP-binding protein → MHAGFSQKTDPEYLATVHKLRWLLFARWIGSIGQILTALLAHHFLQIEFNAWGIGGCIGFAVLSNLFIHWKMESIAIHTRWVVLSVLVLDSLILTAMLNWSGGAHNPFTSFYLLHVTLAAVLLPLRYALALSAMSVCGFVWLYLTAESCCESSSALLSAGISQDLHFQGMVVSLGLTALFISVFVGKIQWELNRSHAMLYRAQSDLAVQQRFRSLATLAAGVAHELATPLSTIALVSKEMESVHSELSQNDQDEDLRIIRSEVERCRAIIDRLNIENLQHETQVHPVLLKEWSVELEPQLADWTQGRGRLELEPELAHFQLRIPVGPLRSVLQALLENACDADRSGAEVLLRVREWKGMLCFEVWDQGPGVEPEILANMGEPFFTTKGPQHGMGLGLFLARVFAEQWRGSLEFSNDSTTGQGFVVKLSFPMGEGMAS, encoded by the coding sequence ATGCATGCAGGATTCAGCCAAAAAACGGACCCCGAATATCTCGCTACGGTTCACAAACTGCGTTGGCTACTCTTTGCCCGGTGGATTGGCTCGATAGGGCAAATCCTGACCGCACTGCTCGCGCATCACTTTCTGCAGATTGAGTTCAATGCGTGGGGTATTGGTGGGTGTATCGGTTTTGCCGTGTTATCCAATCTATTCATCCATTGGAAGATGGAGTCCATCGCGATCCATACCCGATGGGTCGTGTTGTCGGTTTTGGTTTTGGATTCCCTCATTTTAACGGCCATGCTGAACTGGTCGGGTGGGGCACACAACCCCTTCACCTCGTTTTACTTATTGCACGTAACACTTGCGGCGGTGCTGCTGCCATTGCGCTATGCACTTGCACTGTCGGCCATGTCAGTGTGTGGGTTTGTATGGCTCTATTTGACGGCGGAAAGCTGTTGTGAAAGCAGTAGTGCATTGTTGAGTGCGGGCATTTCTCAGGATCTTCATTTTCAGGGAATGGTTGTTTCGCTTGGGCTCACAGCCCTGTTTATTTCGGTGTTTGTGGGCAAGATTCAATGGGAGTTGAACCGTAGCCATGCGATGCTCTATCGCGCTCAGTCTGATCTGGCGGTGCAACAGCGCTTTCGATCCTTGGCAACCCTGGCCGCCGGTGTCGCACATGAGCTTGCGACTCCACTGAGCACGATAGCACTGGTGAGCAAGGAGATGGAATCGGTGCATTCGGAGTTGTCCCAAAACGATCAGGATGAAGATTTGAGAATCATTCGTTCGGAGGTGGAGCGGTGTCGCGCGATCATTGATCGGCTGAACATCGAAAACCTGCAGCATGAGACTCAGGTGCATCCTGTGTTGCTGAAAGAATGGAGTGTGGAACTGGAACCTCAATTGGCGGATTGGACCCAGGGTCGCGGCAGATTGGAGCTGGAACCTGAACTTGCTCACTTCCAACTGCGGATTCCGGTGGGTCCGCTCCGCAGTGTGTTGCAGGCTCTGCTTGAAAATGCTTGTGATGCGGATCGTTCGGGGGCTGAAGTGCTGTTGAGGGTGCGGGAATGGAAGGGAATGCTGTGTTTTGAAGTGTGGGATCAGGGTCCGGGGGTTGAACCTGAGATCCTTGCAAATATGGGGGAGCCGTTTTTTACCACCAAAGGACCGCAGCATGGAATGGGACTGGGCTTGTTCCTTGCCCGCGTCTTTGCCGAACAATGGAGAGGTTCCCTGGAATTTTCAAATGATTCCACTACCGGGCAGGGTTTTGTGGTAAAGCTGAGTTTTCCCATGGGAGAGGGAATGGCCTCGTGA
- a CDS encoding LysR family transcriptional regulator, with translation MIRLNFHHLYYFWMVAKHGKLTDAAKSLRLSQSALSMQIKQLEQQLDHALFLRVGRQLKLTEVGRITFTYADEIFRKSEELQALLADGKLPDRQIIRIGGVSTLSRNFQEAFIRPLIDREDVHLMSHSGPLDDLLTRLGAHTLDIVLSNVAVQGDDERPLRCHRVARQPASIVGRPRNSALPFRFPEDLHNTPILLPGTHSEIRAGFDLICDQYDIRPKIAAEVDDMAMLRLLARDSQAYAVLPPVVVRDEIAEGALVEHAQLPGVFENFYAIHIKRNFGSPLIRDLLNRSSEQMLAPASDDASFPSGFSG, from the coding sequence ATGATTCGGCTCAATTTTCATCACCTCTACTATTTCTGGATGGTTGCAAAACACGGAAAGCTGACTGACGCGGCAAAATCGCTGCGCCTGTCCCAATCCGCACTGTCCATGCAGATCAAGCAGCTTGAGCAACAGCTCGACCACGCGCTCTTCCTGCGTGTAGGACGCCAGCTCAAACTGACCGAGGTCGGTCGCATCACTTTCACCTACGCCGATGAGATTTTCCGCAAAAGTGAAGAACTTCAGGCGCTGCTCGCTGACGGGAAGCTGCCCGACCGACAAATCATCCGTATCGGCGGAGTCTCCACCCTGTCCCGAAATTTTCAGGAGGCATTTATCCGTCCGCTCATCGACCGTGAAGACGTCCACCTCATGTCCCATTCGGGTCCGCTTGACGATTTGCTCACGCGCCTTGGTGCCCATACTCTCGACATCGTCTTGTCCAACGTGGCCGTTCAGGGGGATGATGAACGCCCGTTGCGCTGCCACCGGGTTGCCCGGCAACCTGCAAGCATCGTAGGACGACCGCGCAACTCAGCACTTCCATTCCGCTTCCCTGAGGATTTGCACAATACCCCGATTCTGCTGCCAGGAACCCACAGTGAAATTCGTGCCGGTTTTGATCTGATCTGCGATCAATATGACATTCGTCCCAAAATTGCTGCCGAAGTCGATGACATGGCGATGCTGCGTCTGCTCGCGCGCGACTCCCAGGCCTACGCGGTCCTTCCCCCGGTTGTAGTTCGCGACGAAATCGCCGAGGGGGCACTGGTGGAACACGCTCAACTGCCCGGTGTTTTTGAAAACTTCTACGCGATTCACATCAAGCGCAACTTTGGCTCCCCGCTCATTCGCGATCTGCTCAACCGAAGCTCCGAACAAATGCTTGCTCCCGCTTCTGATGACGCTTCTTTTCCATCCGGTTTTTCGGGGTGA